ATAACCTGGaggataaaaatgttttaaaaagttgtGGAGTGTTCCATGTACAGCTGTGGCCCCATAGGCTGTAATATACCAACAACTCCTTAACTTTAACATGCTGGCCAAATAATACATGACTTGATCCTCCAAGGATCCAATTATCTCTTGAGAGATGCTGGGTGACGGGTGTGGAGGGTGCTGGTACTTTGCAGGAGGCGCACAGACCTCTGCAGGATCGGGCACACCGTTTGTAAGGGGAACGGTAACACCAGTCAGTTAGAGATACTAGTGCGGCTCTGCTAGTTAAAACCAGCGATGACATGTCTCTGTTCTTCTCATGTTCCTTTAACTGAGTTGGATCTTGCTCAAGGGCAAAGCACCCATTGACTTTAGGTGAAGCAGGATTGAGCTCAACGTACAACTGTTCCCATTGGATCACGTTCTGTAATGATGCTATAATGTAATAACCTGGAACAATTTGGAGGCTGCAATAACAAACCAATCTTTGCATTCCATATCATATCACTGCCAATTTAATGGGACTAAACCCACGTCAGGTGTGCTGGAGACCTCATAGAATTGTGctttgcaataataataattgcttTATGACAGTAACTGAATACAGGACTCTGTTTTAATCAAGGAAGCTACTGTATTACATTTGGATACAATGGAGAGTTACTGAGAGTATATCATACCAATTATGTAAGTGTGTATGGGTCTGTTCTCTGTGCTGGGATCAGTCCTGTAAACCCCTATTCCCCTGGGGCTAGGTTATGCCATTTCAGCACAGCCCAAACTATGGGGGTGTGTGGAGCATTGGGAGGCATCTAGGCTCAACATATGTGACCCTGAACTCCCTAGAGCAGGAGGAAGGCATGCCCACTACTACACCTCTTAATGGGGTACAGCTTATTCTCCCACCATGCATCCTGAGCCCATTCCGTAGTGTGGAGGAGAGGCTGGGCCATGGCCTCACCTCCCCCCAGTTCTTCTTATCctcattgggacactgtgcatcACTGATGGAGTAGGGAGAGAGCAGGCTCTGTGAAGGGACTGTGACATTGCCTGGCCCTTACACAGGCCATGCCAAGAAGGATTCGCCTTGCTCTGCCACCCCACTGTGCATCCATGTAAGGagaaggcagaatctggcccttcactAGTTCTGACCGATGTAAGTAGCTCCACTGAGGTAAGAACTCCTCATGCCTATAAGGGCTCTTAATACAGGTAATCAGCTGCCAGCAACGGTAATGGGAGTTACGTGTCTCTCAAGGAGAGAAAAGGCTGCTCAGATTGTGTTTGGCTCCATTAACAATAAACTAGAGTAGCACTGAAGTGTGGAAAGGAGGTGTGCTGTATTTGTGATGCAGAGGCAGAAACTATCCCCTTGAGAAGCAGGGAGTCCTGTCAACTGCATGCAAGTAGGTTCTAAAAATATCTTTACAACATACAGTACAGCTTGAGTTTACAACTATGCATATTTATTCTAGTTGCTTTTGCTAAATAAAATTAAGCAAATATGTCAAAGTGTATGTGAAAGTTGACTTGTAGAGGCTTTATACAGAAAGATTCAATGAATAGGTATACATAGACAAAATTAATGTTTGTTaacaaaagaattattttagttttgttttaataacataatttaaatactgaaatgaaatcacaattaaaaacaaaacaaacaaaaaaccccaccaacaaCTTTAAAATTAGCCAAGGCGCCACTTTGTCTATTAAATTAGTGTGGTGGCATTTTTGTGAAAGTGAACTTGTCCAGAAGGCGCTATCCAGTGAAAAGTCAATGACACACTAACAAAGGGAAATCCAGGTCAGAGGAATACAACTGCAGAGAAGAATTAGAACATCCACCTAGAACCATATTTAAATTTGGCAGGAAGACGGTGGGTATGAATGGATGTGTATATGTATGAGAGAAAGGCAGCATTACCAGTACATACATGAAGCTACGACCAGATGCTATTTTCCATGCTCCAAGATGAAAAGCATCGTTAATAAAAGGGGAAATGGAAgctaaaaagagaaagaaaaaatcaaAGAGAACTTTAAAAGTCACCTCTTTCATGATTAATAGTCTTCAATGGTAAACATTGCATGCACTATTTCCCTCAAAAACTGGACAAAGTTGTTCCATTCCCAATGTATTTCCTTCATTTCTTTTCATGAAGAAAGGTTTGAGAAAGCAGATCGCTGGGAAGAAATACTACAAACTTCTAAATTAGTGAAAGAACTTCCAGCATCACTAGTGTATTCTGGGTAGGAGGCACTGGAAGAAATGATGTTTTTCAGCCTCTGAAGTGCAATGATTAATagcaaaagaagaaatgctaagaGACTGAGAAATATAGAAACATAGACATAGACATTTGATAAGCGGCCAGATGAGGAATCTACTGAAGTTGACAGGGATGTGGGATATAGCTCCAGAAAAGTCCCATTTTCCATGTTTCCTACTAATCCAGATGAAGGGTCAAGTTCTGACATTTTGCGTGTGTGTTTTTAAGGGAATAGATGTTGTAGTCAAAGGCAGTTTCAGAAGTATAAAAAATGCTGTATTCTAGATGCTTTCATTTTTCCATCACAACATAGACATAACAAGTCACCCTGTGATCAGAGTTATTCTTTACTTCTCAAACCCACAGGTCATATAAGACGCTGTATCTTTCAGtcctgaaagaaaagaaaaatagaattaATTTACTATTAGACCATGTGCTTTAAGTGTTCACTCGAggcaatataattttaaaaacagtaaattatTTCCCCATAAAGTTGACCTCAagaacttaaaaaagaaaagaaaaaataaatcagtatcTGTTGCTTTATGGTCTGATTTCTCCAAAAAACAGGGGTAGAAGGAAAATTCTGCACATAAATTTCCCACAGCTTTTACTAGAGATTAGCCAGATCCAAAACTCCTGATCCAAACAGCTCTGAACTTGGTGTGGGAGAAAGTCTTGGACTGCAAACCCAGATCCAGATACAAATTTCTCGCTGACTATATCCTCATGGAGCCAAATGAACCCCAGAATCCAAGCACCCTCAAATTTTGTAGAGGAAGGAATGTTTCATAATgaagatccagatctgaatttagtGCCTCAGGCCATCTCTATTGATGTCATCTACAGTCATGTTTGCCAGTTCATGTGTCACGTGATGCTCCAACATAAACTAAACTGGTGATATCCCAGCTACTCCCAAACCCTGTTGGAGCATGGTGCCGGCCAAATAAATGCTGTTTCATAATCTATGGTGAAGGTTTGTGCTACAGTATGAATTCTTTGCTATGGGGAATCTTTAGAAAATGCAGGAATTCAGGAATTGGCCATCAACTATCTGTTTCCACACCAGAAATTTTTTTACAAAATCCTTGTAAAGAGTTAAACTTGTAATCCTAGAGTCAGGTTTTTAAGCAAAGTGACAGATGGTAAACCCACTACCACTATTAAACCTATGTCTCTGTGATGTCTTGTCTGAGGTAACCAGAACCAGAGAATTTGCTGtggcttatttattttacatttataaaatgtgCGGATCTAATTTCACAAAGTGCATATACAAAGATTAAAATGCAAGAATCAAGTCATTACCAGACTGATCTGCTATTGATAAGGTGGCTTCAATAAAATAAACTTCTCAGCCAAAAACTGCACCTTTTCCTTCTGACACCCACAATTCAGCAAACTTGGCCTCAATCTAAGGCGGgatgggcaaacgttttggcctgagggccacatctggatatagaaattgtatggcgggccatgaatgctcacgaaattggggttggggtgtgggacaaggtgagggctctggctgggggtgcgggctctggggtggggctggggatgaggggtttggggtgtaggagggtgctccgggctgggactgaggggtttggagggcgggaaggggatcagggctggggcagggggttggggcatgggagggggggtggctcagggggtgtaggctccaggcggcacttaactcaagtggctcccagaagcagcggcatgccccCCTCTGGCTCCAACATGGAGGCGCGGCCAGCAGGCTCcgctgcgtgctgccccatctgcaggcactgtccctgcagctccaattggccgcggttcccgaccaatgggagctgtgcgggTGGCACTTGGGGCCGGGGAAGAGTATGGAGtggagccccctgactgccccatgcataggagctggaggaggacatgctgctgcttccaggagctgcgcagagcggcccccgaccctgctcctcagctggagtgggtcaagccccagaccctgctccccagcaggagctcgagggctggattaaaatggctggtgggccagatccagcccaggggccgtagtttgcccaccccaatctaAGGGCTCATCTAGACAAACACTTAGTTCACTGCACTCTGGGATGCAAATCTACCCTACACTAACGTGCCACACAGTAAGAtgcctgtgtagaccctgctgctgcacactacaCGCTACCTAGTGCGCTTTAACTTACTCCTGTTTCAAAACCAGGTCAATCAAAGCACACCACAAAACTTTCCATGGTTGGTAGGCTGGCAGAAGGGTCCACATTGACACTTAAAGTGgggcaggctagtgcagggtagatttatACCCCAGCCTGCCACGAACTAAGACTTAAGgtttgtatagacaagccctaagagagtGGATTCCATAGATGAGGAGGGCCCTTCAACTGAAAATACTTTGCTTCCAGACCCCTCATGTTTAAATCTGGAGGCTCAGGTGCCTCAGATGATCCCAACAGTCAGGGTAAAACTGAGGCAAGAAGAGGTCTATACTAGAGGCTTTTGCACCATGTAGCTAATCGCCAGTGTAGATATGCTGCACCAGAGTTAGAACAGCCTTAGTGAGtagaaaatgggtgtaaaatgctaatATTCTGTTTTGGTAGTTCTGTACACCACTGTCCATTAACTTTGTACTCATGTCAATAGCTACTCAAGTGATAAGGCATTGGAGAATCACACCAactacctatctatctatctacatgtACATCCATCCTTTGAATACACCTGCTGAATCCTCTTATATTGTTGGGGAAAGGTAGTAACCTTTTCTTCCCCTACACGAAGACAACATCTACAGCACGAAGCTGAAGAAGACGGGGTCCCACCTATGATGAACTTGCTTTGAACCTTAAACTTTAGTTTCAATTCAGTTTAAGTATTTGTAATGTTCATTTCCAGGCTTTGAGGAACATTTTTATCTACTCTTTTTAATGCTTTGTAGAGAAGAGAAGGATTTTCCCTTGCCAAGCTTTTCCTTCTAAACCTACATTTATTAAGTTTGTATCTGCACCTTTCTACTATATCAGTGAGCATTCTATACTCTCCAGCTGGGGAAAGTAAGCAAAGTTGATTTTACAGGTGCCTTAATGCTCTGATGTAATCAACCCTGCATAGGTGCAAAACAGAGGAGGAAGAACACAAGTGACTCTTTCATTGTTGTGTCCCTGAGAAAGGGCAGGTAAAATTGTAGTCTAGGTATGGAAAAGACTGTGAAAGATTAGTGTCACTAACAGCTCTAGACTATCCAGAGGGAGTAGGGAGGATCCTGGACCAAGGAGCCCAGGTTGAATGCTGTGCAAAACTAACACAGCCATCATTTTCCCCTGACCTCCAGGAGGCACTGTACCCTATCTAACCTTAAGCCTCTTTGCACATGTCCAGTTCAGAATCAGCCATGAGTGAAACAGGAAGTTGAACTTTTGATGCAAGGAACTCTTCAGCCTTCATCTGACATCATCTTAAAGGGCAAAGAGATTACCCaatagtaaaacaaaacaaaacaaaaacacacaaataaaACCCTTAAATAAACTGAATTACCTGTTCCTAAAATAAGTGGTTTTTATTACAGACTACATTGGCCGTCTTGAGAGGccccacattttcaaatgcaacTAGTTTTAACTAAACATTGATATCGTTATTAAGGCCCAGTTCTGCCATTGTTACTGCCATTGAGTAGCATCTTACTTCATAGATAATCCCCTGTGACTTCACTAAAGCTTCCTGCAGTGTAGGTTCTATGCCGTGTAAATagcagtggcagaatcaggcccttaaaataATAATGTTATCACTTTGTCGTCTTTTTTGGATGTCACACTAAAGCATGTTGCTATGTTTCCATGAAAATGTTCCAACACTCTTGCCCATAATGCTCCACCTTATAATTTTACCTTTGAAATTTATATTTCCTGTCAATTCTCCTAACTTAATTAAGAATCTGTTTCTTCACGAGGCTGACACTTTCACTGCCTGTGAGAAAAGCAAGAAATTGTACTAATGATCCTCAAGAAGGATGAAATAAGTTTCTGCTGAT
The DNA window shown above is from Trachemys scripta elegans isolate TJP31775 chromosome 1, CAS_Tse_1.0, whole genome shotgun sequence and carries:
- the SERTM1 gene encoding serine-rich and transmembrane domain-containing protein 1, producing the protein MSELDPSSGLVGNMENGTFLELYPTSLSTSVDSSSGRLSNVYVYVSIFLSLLAFLLLLLIIALQRLKNIISSSASYPEYTSDAGSSFTNLEVCSISSQRSAFSNLSS